From the genome of Carassius gibelio isolate Cgi1373 ecotype wild population from Czech Republic chromosome A16, carGib1.2-hapl.c, whole genome shotgun sequence, one region includes:
- the LOC128031190 gene encoding sugar transporter SWEET1 encodes MDFLQLLSCACIIFTVGMFTTGLTDLKKMKTTQSADNVQFLPFLTTCLNNLGWLYYGLLKGDGTVISVNIIGAFLQTLYIITYCHYAKDKRRVFSQTLTMVSVLCVGWVYFTVVIPSGEAQLSQLGLACSVFTISMYLSPLADLLDIVRNKSVERLSFSLTVATFFTSTSWTLYGLQLHDYYIMVPNTPGIFTSLIRFFLFWWFGAIIPNKPSYKLIQI; translated from the exons ATGGATTTTCTGCAGCTGCTATCATGTGCGTGCATCATATTCACCGTCGGGATGTTCACGACGGGATT GACCGACTTAAAGAAAATGAAGACCACACAGAGTGCAGATAACGTTCAGTTTCTGCCCTTCCTCACCACATGCTTGAA taaTCTAGGCTGGCTGTACTATGGATTATTAAAGGGAGATGGAACGGTGATATCTGTAAACATCATTGGGGCCTTTTTACAGACGTTATACATCATCACCTACTGTCATTATGCCAAAGACAAG aggcgAGTGTTCTCGCAGACACTGACGATGGTGAGTGTGTTGTGTGTAGGCTGGGTGTATTTTACTGTGGTGATTCCTTCTGGAGAAGCTCaactctctcagctgggcctcgCCTGCAGTGTGTTCACCATCAGTATGTACCTCTCTCCTCTCGCTGATCTC TTGGATATTGTGCGAAATAAGTCTGTGGAGCGCTTGTCTTTTTCCTTGACCGTGGCTACATTTTTCACATCCACATCATGGACACTGTATGGCCTTCAACTCCATGATTATTATATAATG gTGCCCAACACACCCGGCATCTTTACTAGCCTCATCCGCTTCTTCCTCTTCTGGTGGTTCGGAGCTATCATTCCAAACAAGCCCTCCTATAAACTGATCCAAATCTGA